Within the Corticium candelabrum chromosome 6, ooCorCand1.1, whole genome shotgun sequence genome, the region ACACCTGACTGTCGTCCTCGCTATTGTTACAACTGTGCGAAGAAGGGCCATGGAGGCTATGTAAGTATTTTGTACATGCAGGACGTGATAGGTGATATAATCAGTCAATTGATTACATTCCATttattaattgtgtgtgtttgtgtttgtgtgtgtgtgtgtgtgtgtgtgtgtgtgtgcgcgcacgctgTGTATTGTAGTGACTGTTTTAGTATCTACTGTCTTTGTTGCATATTTTTCTGTTTCGTTAGGAGTGCCCAAAACCAAGAATGCCATACGCTTATCCTCCAACCATGCCAGTGGTAGCAAGATATGACAAACTTTATAAGTTGCATTTGCATAAGCACAACAAACTAGAAGTAGAAGACCGGATTGCAACAAAGTCAAAGAATGTGAGGGATGACTCCTCTAAAGTTCAGGTGAATAGACTTGAAAGAAGGAAGAATGAAACAACACGTAAGCACAAAAAGTCTACAAGGGAAAGGGAAGGGGAAACAAGGAGAGAAAGAGAAATGAAAGGAGAAAAGGAAAGAGAAAGGAAAAGAGAAAGAATTCGACAGTCTCCTAATAATTTTGAGGAAGTATCAGCAACATCCATGGACTGGAGCTCAACTCCGGAAAGACCAAAACTCAAAAGACATGACATTGTGAGTATTGGTTCTTCGGGCAAGAAAAAAATTGGGAAAAGAAGACGACATTTGGACAATGGCACTTATGCAACAGTGAATGGAAGAACTGAAGGCAAGGATTTCACATACAGATCAATGCCAATACGTCAAGTATGGGTGGCACCGCAAGCAGGGAAACGTGAAAGGAAAAGGAACAAGAAGCAAACAATGGTTGtttcaatattgaaattaAATTGTATGAGgaatttaataatttgttcTTAGAAACAACTGAAACATGGAGTTCGAATTGTACAGTTGAAATAAAGTGAGTGAAAGTGTATGGCTACTGAAATTATTCCTAATTTTGGTGATACCGAGTGGTTGGAATTCACTTTGTAAGTGAATTGAATTGCCCCTTTGCTGTAGCTTTGTCAGCATTGAGAAATATATTTTCCAgcattttatttgtttttgaaaCATTCAGACCAGTTACTGGTCTCTTTACTGGCACCTCTTACACTTTAACCACAACACTTTACCTAAACTCATTTGTTATGATGCAATCTTGTGTATGAGTTTAGTACTGGCCTGCACACGAGTATATAGTATTGCATGATGAGCCTCGCACAAATAGTTAAAGTGCCAAGTGATTGATGCCGAGCTGAGAAAGATGAAACAGAAAATCAAGTGTGCATCAAATTTCTTGCAGAAACCGTGAATTCTAGTCTAGTTATATGCACGTACTGGATATTTGCGGTGTTGTGCCTACGTTCATGTCAATTTCAGCAAGATGGTTGCATATAGATGTGATGGCTTGTTGTTTCAGCAGTGGAGTGTTGTGAGTGTCtgacaaacacagaacttTGACTGCATTCTCTACTCTAATCTGTCTTGCCACAATCTGTTCACAGAATCTCTTCAGTTTGGAAGCCAGAAGCAATAAAAAAGAATGAGGAGTTGACATACTATCTTCCAGTCATTCACATCCACACTCACCTTGTCTGTGATGAGATACACAATGAGAGCTTGAAAAGCGTCATAGCTTGCATCTTGGATTGGAATTGTGGTCACGTGTCCATCACGTGAAGGATGGAATTCTTTCATTCCAGATGAGAAGAGACCAGAACTGTGAGCAATTAGTACACCTGTACAAGCAAATAATTGTTTGCCTTCAACTTGTAACACAACATCAGTTCTTTACCCAATGATACATCCAGGTTTGGTAGGGGTGGTAAATGCTGTTGGAGATCAACTTTACGAATGCAGTTTTGCTGTGTATGGGTTGACTCATTCAGAAGACAATACGGATAGTTTAGTTTTGCTTCCTCACCATTAATTGCAGTCTACTAAACCTTCCTCGCTACATCCCACTAGAGTAGCTAGTCATTGTCTTCATGGTAGAGGAAATTATTCTAATCTTGTGATTTCTACAATCACGCACAAAGATGCAACCTTTGCTGTCAATAGTATTCCAAACAGTGTGGCCTCTTCTATTGCTCCATCACAAGACCCTGAACCTTGGCCACCAGCAATTGTTCTCATCCCTAGTGTGGAGTGATACTTCTCTCACTGCATGGTTATTACAGTTAGTAACATACAATGTGTCATGATCTCCACTTCTGCATGCTATTTGCCATGGCCAGTTAAAGTTTGCATCACTACAGTGACCATCAGTAAGATCTGCTGCTTGTTGTCCTGCAGTAGTAGTGACATTACCATGTACATCTATCTTACCAATACAGTTTAGGTCAGGATAGATTGTTTGCTGATTGAGTAATATCTAAAAGCAGCAGACCCTCCCTGCCCGTCAACTAATCCTGATCCAGCCAATGTTCTCACTGCCACACCCATCCACCTACCCACAATGCATAAAATCAAGAAGTGACATCACTACCAATTTAAATATTCTAAACAAAGCAGGAGCAAAATTAAGCAAATGCCATGGGTGTGCTGCTCTAGAATATTTCTGCCTACCGGTATTCCCAAAGCTAGCTTGTCCTGCACGTATGACCAAGAGTGCAGTTAGGGTGAATTAGCTAGGTTGCGGAAAGAGAAAAAGGAATGTGAAGGAGAAGGTAAAAAATGGGATAGTAATCAAATGCATACGTACACACGCTGCACTGCCTGCGCATGCAGACGTACATGTATATCTTTGTTCTGGTTCTTGTTCTTCCTCGTGTGCTATGCTCCTGAGGATTGCTTCAGCAAAAAGGCGATCATTTCATGCCAACACTAACGACAActctgcacat harbors:
- the LOC134181163 gene encoding zinc finger CCHC domain-containing protein 7-like; amino-acid sequence: MDDEGGWDETKYLDSDEIDSEVESELLSHLHHSKDLDTTVGKLDELFGTPVSICSYNRKIPATLQSDHARLVDINSDTDNHEQNTKDSATDEWKVDAADTAAFVTPTRKRYYAPNSGVRCHNCNEYGHVMSSCSAKKKVFVCYLCCTGGHMAASCPDRLCFRCQLPGHIAADCTNKSASFRDSCHRCSLHGHFQQDCPDRWRQYHNTTGLSKTLAQVTPDCRPRYCYNCAKKGHGGYECPKPRMPYAYPPTMPVVARYDKLYKLHLHKHNKLEVEDRIATKSKNVRDDSSKVQVNRLERRKNETTRKHKKSTREREGETRREREMKGEKERERKRERIRQSPNNFEEVSATSMDWSSTPERPKLKRHDIVSIGSSGKKKIGKRRRHLDNGTYATVNGRTEGKDFTYRSMPIRQVWVAPQAGKRERKRNKKQTMKQLKHGVRIVQLK